One genomic segment of Actinomycetes bacterium includes these proteins:
- a CDS encoding GAP family protein: MVRARSGAAGDARGGLTKELAFVGGWVAALAVVAVATVLLYPSVPKTSTASQTHAAVELVAGLFLAGWLLRRWRHPKDAGTDSQPSWMARLDTMPPLLTFGLGAFLPTYAVVVAAVSQMLTSGLTQASLLVAALAWVLLASAGVAAPLLVLVIDRDHAPETYQRWRAWITVHSRAVLYGVGGFVSLALVIKGVVGLLS; this comes from the coding sequence GTGGTCCGTGCTCGCAGCGGTGCTGCTGGTGACGCGCGCGGAGGGCTGACGAAGGAGCTCGCCTTCGTCGGTGGCTGGGTCGCCGCCCTCGCCGTGGTCGCCGTGGCCACCGTGCTGCTGTACCCGAGCGTGCCCAAGACCTCGACGGCCAGCCAGACCCACGCGGCCGTGGAGCTGGTCGCCGGGCTGTTCCTGGCCGGCTGGCTGCTGAGGCGCTGGCGCCACCCCAAGGACGCCGGGACCGACAGCCAGCCGTCGTGGATGGCCAGGCTGGACACCATGCCACCGCTGTTGACCTTCGGCCTGGGCGCGTTCCTGCCGACGTACGCGGTCGTCGTCGCCGCCGTCTCCCAGATGCTGACCAGCGGGCTGACGCAGGCGAGCCTGCTGGTCGCCGCGCTCGCGTGGGTGCTCCTCGCGTCGGCCGGCGTCGCGGCGCCACTGCTGGTGCTCGTGATCGACCGTGACCACGCGCCCGAGACCTACCAGCGCTGGCGGGCGTGGATCACCGTACACAGCCGGGCCGTCCTGTACGGGGTGGGCGGCTTCGTGTCCCTCGCGCTGGTCATCAAGGGCGTGGTCGGGCTGTTGAGCTGA